Part of the Leucobacter insecticola genome is shown below.
CCCAGGTGCCCGCGGCGAGCACCACCTGGGTTGCCGTCACGGTGCGCTCGTCCGCGCGCGCCCCTGTCCAAGATCCGCTGCGCCGTGACGTCACCGCGAAGCCACCACCCGGCAGTTCCCGCACGCGCGTCACGGTACGCATCGGCTCGATCGTGACACCGCGCCGCTCGGCGAGCGCCAGATAGTTTTTCATCAGGGTGTTCTTCGCACCCACGCGGCACCCGACCATGCAGTTTCCGCACAGGGTGCAGCCGGTGCGGTCGGGGCCGTCACCGCCGAAGAACGGATCCGCCACCCTTACGCCCGGCGTCCCCAGGAACACCCCGACGGGGGCGTTTCGAAACGTTGAGCCCACCCCCAAATCCTCCGCAGCCCCGCGCATGATCCGCTCGACGGGGCCCGTGTGCGGGTAGTGCTCCACGACACCGAGCATCTGTTTCGCGACGGCGTAGTGCGGTGCGAGTTCAGTGGCCCAATCGGCAATCTTTGCCCACTGCGGGTCGGTGAAGAATGGAGTGCCCGGTTCATAGAGCGTGTTGGCGTAGTTCAGCGATCCGCCCCCGACACCGGCCCCCGCGAGCACCATCACGTGCGGCAGGCGGTGGATCCGCTGCACCCCGAAGCACCCCAGATACGGTGCCCAGAGGTAGCGCCGCACGTTCCAGCTGGTCTTCGCGAAGTCTTCGTCTGCGAAGCGCCGCCCGGCCTCCAGCACCCGCACCCGGTAGCCCTTCTCGGCGAGGCGCAGCGCGGACACAGAGCCCCCGAAACCGGATCCGATAATCACGACATCTTCGTCGTATGCTGCGGCACGGTGTGTCATGAGCGGTCCTCCTCCGCGGTGGCGTGCGGCACCATCATCTTGAGTCTCGCGGGCAACACCGTGATCGCGCAAGTGTCGGTGCCCACAAATTCGCCGTCCGCATAAATCGAGAGCCCCGGCGCGGACACACCGACCTTGTGCACGCGCCGCTGCGACACCTGCGGCAGCTCGAGATGCTGCCCGCGCAGCAGCTTGGGGAACAGCCGGATCAGCTCCCAACGTCGCATCGGGGCAACGTGGACCACGTCGAAAAAGCCGTCGCTCGGGTCCGCACCCGCGCAGATCGGCATCCCGCCGCCGTAGGACACCGTGTTACCGATCGCAATCAGGGTCCCCGGTTCGGCGCGCTCCGGTTCGTCGTCGATCTGCACCTTGAACGCGAGCGGGGACAGCCGCAGCAGTTCGATCACGAGCGCGAGGTAGTAACGCAGCGAACCCGAGGGCCAGCGCAGCCGGTTGGTGCGATCGCTCACCTTCGCATCAAAGCCGAGCGCCGCGATCGTCAGGAAGTGTTTTACGCGGCCGCTGCACTGGAGCTCGCCGACGTCAAGATCGCGGATGGTGCCGGTCACGGCGAGAGCGGCCGCGTCGGCGGGATCGGTGCGCGGGATCCCGAGCGTGCGGGCAAGGTCGTTTCCGGTGCCGGCGGGCACGAGCGCAAGCGGCACCGCGCTGCCGAGCACAGACTCGAGGACCTCCGACATGGTGCCGTCGCCGCCCACCACCACCAGGAGGGCGGGGTCATCGCGCAGCGCCTGCGCCGCAAGCGCCACCGTGTCTGCGGCAGACGCACCGGCGTACGCGCGCACCTCGACACCACGCGCACGCAATTCGGCGATCGCGGCCGCGGCGGCTGTGCGCCCGCGACCCTTGCCCGCGAAGGGGTTTGAGAGCACGGCGATGTGCCCGTGCGGGGTCACTGCAGTGGCTCCTCGGTGCGCGAGGTCGTGGACGGGGCTGCCCCGGCATCCGCACCAATCACGGCGCCCGGATTCATGATGGCGGCGGGATCGAGCTCCCGCTTGATCGCGCGCAGGATCCGGATCCCTGTCTCGCCGACCTCTTCGCGCAGCCACGGTGCGTGATCCCGCCCCACCGCGTGGTGGTGCGAGATGGTGCCGGAGGCTTCGAGGATCGCGTCGTTGACCCCGGCCTTGATGGGAGCCCACGCGGCAAGCGGATCCTCGCGGACGCTCGCGAGTACGGTGAAGTAGAGCGAGGCACCGGTGGGGTAGATGTGCGAGATGTGGCACATGATGTACGACTTTGATCCGATGCGCGCGAAACCGTCCTTGAGGGCAGCCTCGACCGCATCCCGGAGCTTGGGCAAATTCGCCCAGGTGCTTGCGGTCTCCAGCGTCTCGCAGAACACCCCGGCATCGAGCAGCGCGTCGCGAAGGTAGGGGCCGTCGAAGCGGCTCTGCATCCAGTCCGCAGCGTCGCCTTCTCCCGCGGACACGCCGCCCGCGGCGCGTAGGAGCGCAGAGGTCCGGGCTCGCCGCTCGGCGATCTCTGTGCTCGCGTTCGCGCCCGCGCCCTCATACACGGTGACGGCACTCGCCCCCTTGGCGAGAATCTTGCCGATCTTGCCGAGCTGTGCGAGACTGACGGCCGTTTCTGCCTCGTCGGAGAGACGGATCACGGTGGGCCCGGATCCCGCCTGGGCGACCTGCCGCAGTCCCTCCGATCCGGCGGCGAAACTCGGAAACGTCCACGCCTCGAATACGCGCTCAGTGGGGACGGGGTGCACCCGCAGCGTGACCTCGGTGATCACCCCAAAGATCCCCTCGGACCCCAAGAACACGCGGATGAGGTCTGGCCCAGCGGCGGATCCCGGCGAACGCCCGAGCTCGAGGTCCCCGGTGGGGGTGGCGACGCGGATCCCGGTCACCATGGTGTCGAAGCGTCCGTAGCCGGCCGAGTTCTGGCCGGAGGATCTGGCCGCGGCAAAACCGCCGATCGTTGCGTAGCGGAAACTCTGCGGGTAGTGCCCGAGTTCGAAGCCGTGCGCCGCGAGAGCCGCTTCCGCGTCTGGCCCGGTCGTGCCCGCGGCGAGCACGGCCTCTCCGCTGAGCGGATCGAAGCGCAGCAGTCCGGTGAGGCGGCGCAGATCGAGCGCGATGACGGCCCGGTGTGCTCCGCGCTCGGGGTCGAGCGCGCCGACAACACTGCTGCCGCCGCCGAACGGGATCACAGCGATTCCGTGTGCCGCTGCGAGGGCGAGACAGGCGCGTACCTCGTCGTGGCTGCCGGGGCGCACAACCGCGTCGGGCGCGGCTTGGTTCTGAGCCCGCCGCCGAAGCAGATCGGGGGTGGATCTCCCGCCCGCATGGTAGATGCGCGCAGCCTGCGACGTGTCGACACTTGCCTCGCCTACTGCCTCTCGCAGCGCACCCAGATCTTCGGCGCTCAGGGCAATTGGCGCGAGATTGACGCTCTCGAGTTCAACAGAAGCTTCAGGCTTGCGCACGCGCCCCAGCAGCAGCGGCAACAGCGCGTGTACCGCGCGGGGCAGCGGTTTTGCCCGCTCAGGATCACCCCAACCGTTCCAGCGCATCGGCTGATCTTCATGGGGCCCAACGCTTTCCACGCTCATGCATTACAGTGTGGCATGTGAGCGTCTCCTCAGCTACTTCTCTGAACGCGGCCAGACGTCGGCGTGAGCTCGAACTTGCCTCACTCGATACCACCGACGTGCTGGTCGTTGGTGGCGGAATCACCGGCGCGGGCGTCGCCCTCGACGCGGCATCTCGCGGACTCAGTGTGGTGCTCATCGAAGCCGAGGATCTCGCTTTCGGTACGAGTCGCTGGAGCTCGAAGCTTGTGCACGGCGGTCTGCGCTACCTCGCCACGGGCGACTTTGCGACAGCACGGGAAAGTGCGATCGAGCGCCATGTGCTGATGACGCAGATCGCCCCGCACTTGATCCGGCCCCTCCCGCAGTTGCTACCGTTCGCTCCCGGGGTGACGCTGCTGCAGCGCGCCGCGGGTGTCGCGGGCATGGGCGTCGGGGATCTGCTGCGGATGCAAGCCCGGACCCCGCGCAGCGTGCTTCCCGGGCCGCAGGTGGTGGGACGCCGCACCGCCCTGCGGCTTGCCCCGACGCTGCAGTCGCGGGGGCT
Proteins encoded:
- a CDS encoding YegS/Rv2252/BmrU family lipid kinase; this translates as MTPHGHIAVLSNPFAGKGRGRTAAAAAIAELRARGVEVRAYAGASAADTVALAAQALRDDPALLVVVGGDGTMSEVLESVLGSAVPLALVPAGTGNDLARTLGIPRTDPADAAALAVTGTIRDLDVGELQCSGRVKHFLTIAALGFDAKVSDRTNRLRWPSGSLRYYLALVIELLRLSPLAFKVQIDDEPERAEPGTLIAIGNTVSYGGGMPICAGADPSDGFFDVVHVAPMRRWELIRLFPKLLRGQHLELPQVSQRRVHKVGVSAPGLSIYADGEFVGTDTCAITVLPARLKMMVPHATAEEDRS
- a CDS encoding FAD-binding oxidoreductase, coding for MSVESVGPHEDQPMRWNGWGDPERAKPLPRAVHALLPLLLGRVRKPEASVELESVNLAPIALSAEDLGALREAVGEASVDTSQAARIYHAGGRSTPDLLRRRAQNQAAPDAVVRPGSHDEVRACLALAAAHGIAVIPFGGGSSVVGALDPERGAHRAVIALDLRRLTGLLRFDPLSGEAVLAAGTTGPDAEAALAAHGFELGHYPQSFRYATIGGFAAARSSGQNSAGYGRFDTMVTGIRVATPTGDLELGRSPGSAAGPDLIRVFLGSEGIFGVITEVTLRVHPVPTERVFEAWTFPSFAAGSEGLRQVAQAGSGPTVIRLSDEAETAVSLAQLGKIGKILAKGASAVTVYEGAGANASTEIAERRARTSALLRAAGGVSAGEGDAADWMQSRFDGPYLRDALLDAGVFCETLETASTWANLPKLRDAVEAALKDGFARIGSKSYIMCHISHIYPTGASLYFTVLASVREDPLAAWAPIKAGVNDAILEASGTISHHHAVGRDHAPWLREEVGETGIRILRAIKRELDPAAIMNPGAVIGADAGAAPSTTSRTEEPLQ